From the genome of Rhododendron vialii isolate Sample 1 chromosome 10a, ASM3025357v1:
ACCTTGAGGAGATGGCCATGTTAGCAAAAATATTAAGATAACGTTCCAAAAACCAAGCGAGGTCATTCTCCAAGGGTGATCAAGGTCCTAAGGATAAGGATAAACCTAGGTTTTATGCCCAAAAGCGAACTGACAAGAATGGGTGAGGTCACAATCTCAGCACATTCAACGCTTTGAATGCAAAGGAATCTGAAACATGGCTCAAAAGTGTCTGAACAAGTTTACAAATAATAAATTAATGACAGTCAGTCACCACTTGGGATGACAGAATGACTGATACGCGTGaataagaaaaagaggagaacgAGAAAGATGGAAATTTCTGTCTTTTTGCATCTAAAGTGTCAGAGGTGTGAGACAATTGGTGAGGATCCTCTCAATGGTGTCACGATTGAAGTGGAGGAAAGGAAGGGAGCCCATTATGGGTATAACCTATGAAATAAGGAGCAGTTTTTCCGTCACTGACTTTTTTCTCAATCACTAACATACTTTCTTCTTCAATTTCGGTTACATTTCAATTCTACCGACGGATTAACATCCTGTTAAAATGTGAAACCAATGTAAAATTGCTCTTAACATGGTCAATCACGATTTCGTAGTTTGGCATACATAAATTAGCTCATGTTAAGCTTTTGTAGATGAATAAAACTTGGCTATTCACCTTGAAGTATAATACCTGATCACTTTCATCCAGAAATGTTGTGAGCTCATCCAGTAAAAGTACTTTGCACGCTTCTACCAAAGCACCGGCAATGGCCACCCGTTGTTTTTGACCACCGCTCAGAGTTTGAACAGGTCTCTGAGAAGTGCACAGAAAGATGAATATCAATGGAATTGGAACAGCTTTTAAGATATTCTTCAAATATTGTTAACAACATACTTGCAAGTTCTCCAACATGCCCACAACATCCAAAGCTGTTGCTACTCTGGACTTAATTTCATCTTGAGTTAGGTTGAATTTACCGAGGCCAAATGCCACATCAGCTTCTACTGTGGGCATCACCACCTGCAAAGTAGAATAGGTTCTACCTTTGTAACTGATGCGCAAAATGTTTCCCAAATTTAAACAACAAACTCAAAAGTCACTGAAAAACTAATTTACACCTGACAACGAGTGTGTCCTGTTTTAGGACTGATGCAAGAATAGAAAATCTAATTATAAGCTTGCAAATGAGGATTATGAAGAAATATATGGTCACTGTTTTTCGTCATATGGAATCCCACTGTATCTTTCTGTTGATCTGGAAAACCCTATATAACTGTCAGAAGATTTTTATTCTAACAAAGAGGTATACAAACGAAATTTACATAAAACCAGACTATTCACTTATTCCGTATACACAGCCTGATTATAATCTCATAGAGTACCATGATGGAAATATAAAAGTGGCTTTAAATCCTTTGGACACAGAGAGAACCAGACGGTTCTTATGATGCATGAAAAGCGCCTAGTTCCAACTACAATATAACCAACCTTGCTTTATGCGGAAGGGAGCTTATGATCATATTTCATAGCTGTAAGATTCTAATCAAAATGTAAAAGGACATCTCATTCCATTTTCTTCGCGAGAATTCGGATCCATGAAGCTCACCCAAGTAATTAGGAAAAAACTCCTGTTGAGTTCAGTATCCGCAGAACAAGCATATTATGCTGCATTGAATATGTATTTATCAACTAAATTTCTCTTAGCCAAAGCTCTCATCATTCTCGTACTTAACTGCTGGAATGAATTCCAACAAACTGAATCGTGTACAATACACGCTGTGATATTTCTTCCTGATCTATCAAACCCTACAAGACGGACTTACAGTCATAACTTCGAGATCTCTCTGGCTTGATCCTGACTAATAACTAACAATAAAGCACAAGTACTCTGAACAATACATCTGATTGAGTGAACACAAACGGTCACAAACAGCACAAATGGATAATACTCGAGTTCACCTTACAATCTTGAATCTTCTACCGTATTCCCCCAATACCTGATCCTGAATAGAGCGTGGGCTAAAAAACGTGAACTGCATttgctctctcttttctttcaagTGATTGTAGAGAGAGCAGCGATGGCGCATATTTAAAGACCACTGTAAGGACCATTAGAAGTAGATAAGAATTGGACACCTCACGAGATTAGAAAATTTAATTCAACCTGAGTTATAATTCTTGACACATAAGTCAAAATTTATGCCACTAGACATTTATAATTGCCCTTCCATCCTAATTTGTCTCCCCAAATTAAGATTACGAATACCCATCTCATAAATACATTATTGACAATTATATACAATCAACATCCTTCTATTGTTCTAAGACCTTTCACCAATTTGGTACATGGGATACAAAATCTACTTGTTGGGTCTGACGTAATCAAAACTTCTAAGCTTTCTTAAGGTGTATCAGCAGTCCTATTCCAGAACATAGATTATTATTATCATATACACATAATGTGATCACCCCATTCATCGAGCTTGAGCCATAAAACGATCTTACACTTTCACGAATCAAATTGACCAGAGCTAAATGCATGCATCAAGTAACGAATTTCAGATTTAGAGCATAAGCACTCATTATATTATGGGGTAAAAAGCATCTCATGTGGTCAGCAGATAAACAACTACTCCTAACCAATCCTTTTGAATTCGCACAGAGTGCAATAGCTTAATGAGTTAAACACTATAACGTTTTCCATAGTCAAGACAGAACTACTAAAAAAGTGTGCTAGATGGCTAGTCCTACCGATCGTGTGTCCAATACTATCTATATACTCTACATAAATTAGTGACCTACTCTTTGAGTGTTAGCCTAACTCTACTTACCAAATCATCTACTATGAGAACAAAAGATACACATGCATaatataaaaaatgaataatataaCACAGCATTGCCTATGATAATTCTCAGTAAAACTAAAATAACTGCTTTGATTAATaactaatcaaaataaaaaattaagttcattACACAATACTAGTATATTTCTCTAACTAAACAAAGTTGGAGATCTTGACAAGAGCACATATCAGATTCTcgtatcacacacacacacacacacaatttgAGACCATAAATTCGGAAAATAATATCATTGCAACAATGAAACACAACCGAAGATGACCTGATGATCCGGGTTTTGGAAAACAAAGCTCTTGGGTTTCTTCACATAAACAAATCCACCAGTCGGTTTCAGTAGACCAGCCAAGATCTGCATTACAATTTTAAAGAAGGATCATATTTATGCAGCCAAATAAATTGATTGAGCAAATTGAACCAGAAATATATGCAAAAATAGTAATAATACTCCTACATAAGAACGAAGTATGCGGAAAGGAACGAAGATGATGTACTTTCAAAAGGGTAGATTTTCCACAACCATTAGGCCCAAGAAGCATCCAAAACTGTCCCGAAGGAATGCGCAACGAACAGTCCCTAAGAATGGGCACATGTCTCCCCTGTACCGTGGGGATTGAGTAAC
Proteins encoded in this window:
- the LOC131304349 gene encoding ABC transporter I family member 10 isoform X1; amino-acid sequence: MNHSALIPTSTHHPLPPLHSTAPTRNTAFTEKFSIEGRNLSYSIPTVQGRHVPILRDCSLRIPSGQFWMLLGPNGCGKSTLLKILAGLLKPTGGFVYVKKPKSFVFQNPDHQVVMPTVEADVAFGLGKFNLTQDEIKSRVATALDVVGMLENLQRPVQTLSGGQKQRVAIAGALVEACKVLLLDELTTFLDESDQVLYFKIGVINAVKNSLDNSKDVTALWVTHRLEELEYADGAVYMEDGRVVMHGDALSITRFISARQRSYIDQINS
- the LOC131304349 gene encoding ABC transporter I family member 10 isoform X2 — encoded protein: MNHSALIPTSTHHPLPPLHSTAPTRNTAFTEKFSIEGRNLSYSIPTVQGRHVPILRDCSLRIPSGQFWMLLGPNGCGKSTLLKILAGLLKPTGGFVYVKKPKSFVFQNPDHQVVMPTVEADVAFGLGKFNLTQDEIKSRVATALDVVGMLENLQRPVQTLSGGQKQRVAIAGALVEACKVLLLDELTTFLDESDQIGVINAVKNSLDNSKDVTALWVTHRLEELEYADGAVYMEDGRVVMHGDALSITRFISARQRSYIDQINS